The Accipiter gentilis chromosome 14, bAccGen1.1, whole genome shotgun sequence genome contains a region encoding:
- the TSHZ2 gene encoding teashirt homolog 2 — protein sequence MPRRKQQAPKRAAGYVQEEDLKEEEDIKEEEEDDDDNNSTAQLQGSNDTGTDEEHEVGPEQKGNFSYQNSPVSHISNQDAENESLLSDGSDHVADIKSICSREPQDPKSSAHPKAQNEAHDCMDKMTAVYANILSDSYWTGLGLGFKLSNSEKRSCDNRNGGNKADFDWHQDALSKSLQQNLPSRPVSKPNLFSSVQLYRQSSKMCGTVFTGASRFRCRQCSAAYDTLVELTVHMNETGHYQDDNHKKDKHRPTSYSKPRKRAFQDMDKEDAQKVLKCMFCGDSFDSLQDLSVHMIKTKHYQKVPLKEPVPTISSKMVTPAKKRVFDVNRPCSPDSTTGSFSDTFSPQKNANLQLSSNNRYGYQNGASYTWQFEACKSQILKCMECGSSHDTLQQLTTHMMVTGHFLKVTSSASKKGKQLVLDPLAVEKMQSLSEAPANDSLVSKSTSKSSAECIAPASELKKEGKKDKADDANKDEKAVKNEDYEDTLQKPLDPTMKYQYLREEDLEDGSKGGGDILKSLENTVTTAINKAQNGAPSWSAYPSIHAAYQLSEGTKPSLPVGSQVLQVRPTITNKLRPIAPKWKVMPLVPISANVAQCTQVKKESDDKEEIQKDYAKEGMQSEPASLSQSEREPLLKSEASVEPKKTEPCPLKEEDKIKEDSGKEKTVLKEPTAASLSNGCAAANHSSELPCVNPLSALQSVLNNHLGKATEPLQPQSNSGPSSSTISMFHKPSLNMMEKPVLSPAPTPPRPASVSRHYLFENNDQPIDLTKSKGKKAESAQAQSCTSPPQKHALSDIADMVKVLPKATTPKPAASSRIPSMKLEIDVRRFEDVSTEVSTLHKRKGRQSNWNPQHLLILQAQFASSLFQTSEGKYLLSDLGPQERMQISKFTGLSMTTISHWLANVKYQLRKTGGTKFLKNMDKGHPVFYCSDCASQFRTPSTYISHLESHLGFQMKDMNRLAVEQQTKVEQEISRVSVQRSPETIAGEEDTDSKFKCKLCCRTFASKHAVKLHLSKTHSKSPEHHSQFVAEVDEE from the coding sequence GTTATGTCCAAGAGGAAGATttaaaggaagaggaagatataaaggaggaggaagaagatgatgatgacaACAACTCAACTGCTCAGCTCCAGGGCAGCAATGACACTGGCACGGATGAGGAACACGAAGTGGGTCCTGAGCAGAAAGGGAACTTCAGTTACCAGAATTCCCCTGTCAGTCATATATCTAACCAGGATGCAGAAAATGAATCACTACTAAGCGATGGTAGTGACCATGTGGCAGATATTAAAAGCATTTGCTCTAGAGAGCCACAGGACCCAAAAAGCAGCGCCCATCCCAAAGCCCAGAACGAAGCACACGATTGCATGGATAAAATGACAGCGGTCTATGCCAACATACTGTCAGACTCTTATTGGACAGGCTTAGGGCTGGGTTTCAAGTTGTCTAACTCTGAAAAGAGGAGTTGTGACAACAGAAATGGAGGGAACAAAGCTGATTTTGATTGGCACCAAGACGCACTGTCAAAAAGCTTACAGCAGAATTTACCTTCCAGACCCGTCTCAAAACCCAACCTGTTCAGCTCGGTCCAGCTGTACAGACAAAGCAGCAAAATGTGTGGAACTGTGTTCACGGGCGCCAGCCGGTTTCGGTGCCGGCAGTGCAGCGCTGCCTATGACACCTTGGTAGAACTAACGGTTCATATGAATGAGACAGGTCACTACCAAGATGACAACCATAAAAAGGACAAGCACAGACCTACCAGCTACTCAAAGCCCAGAAAAAGGGCTTTCCAGGACATGGACAAGGAAGATGCACAAAAAGTTCTGAAATGTATGTTCTGTGGTGACTCTTTTGATTCCCTTCAAGATCTGAGTGTTCATatgataaaaacaaaacattaccAAAAAGTGCCTTTGAAGGAGCCGGTACCAACCATTTCTTCAAAAATGGTCACTCCAGCAAAGAAACGTGTGTTTGATGTTAACAGGCCTTGTTCCCCCGATTCCACGACAGGGTCTTTCTCAGATACTTTTTCTCCTCAGAAGAACGCGAACCTGCAGTTATCATCTAACAACCGCTACGGCTACCAGAATGGTGCCAGCTATACGTGGCAGTTTGAGGCCTGCAAATCCCAGATTTTGAAGTGTATGGAATGTGGAAGTTCCCATGATACCTTACAGCAGCTCACGACCCACATGATGGTCACTGGCCATTTCTTGAAAGTCACAAGTTCAGcttcaaagaaaggaaagcaacttGTTCTGGATCCTTTAGCTGTGGAAAAAATGCAATCGCTGTCCGAAGCACCAGCCAATGACAGCCTGGTTTCAAAATCAACCAGTAAGTCATCTGCAGAATGCATAGCTCCCGCCTCTGAACTAAAAAAAGAGGGTAAAAAAGATAAAGCTGATGATGCAAACAAAGAtgagaaagcagtaaaaaatgaAGATTATGAAGACACTCTTCAGAAACCACTGGATCCCACAATGAAATACCAGTACCTCAGAGAAGAAGATTTAGAAGATGGTTCAAAGGGTGGTGGGGACATTTTAAAGTCCTTGGAGAACACTGTCACGACGGCTATCAATAAAGCTCAAAATGGAGCACCCAGCTGGAGTGCATATCCCAGCATCCATGCAGCTTATCAGCTCTCAGAAGGAACTAAGCCGTCTTTGCCTGTGGGTTCCCAAGTACTGCAAGTCAGGCCAACGATCACCAATAAATTGAGGCCCATAGCTCCGAAGTGGAAGGTCATGCCTCTGGTCCCTATCTCAGCAAATGTGGCCCAGTGCACTCAAGTGAAGAAGGAAAGTGATGACAAGGAGGAGATACAAAAGGACTATGCTAAAGAGGGCATGCAGTCTGAGCCTGCCTCACTCAGCCAGAGTGAGAGGGAACCTCTCCTCAAATCTGAAGCCTCTGTGGAGCCAAAAAAGACAGAACCGTGTCCCTTGAAAGAAGAAGACAAAATTAAAGAGGACAgcggaaaagaaaaaacagtcctCAAGGAACCAACAGCAGCTTCTCTTAGTAATGGTTGTGCTGCTGCCAACCATTCGTCTGAACTGCCTTGTGTCAACCCTCTCAGTGCGCTGCAGTCAGTACTGAATAATCATTTGGGCAAAGCCACTGAGCCTTTACAGCCTCAATCCAACTCTGGCCCCAGCTCTAGCACAATTTCTATGTTCCACAAACCTAGTCTAAATATGATGGAGAAGCCAGTTTTATCTCCTGCTCCAACCCCACCAAGGCCTGCAAGTGTATCCAGGCActatttgtttgaaaacaatgATCAGCCTATTGACCTGACCAAATCCAAAGGCAAGAAAGCTGAGTCAGCTCAAGCACAATCTTGTACTTCTCCACCTCAGAAACATGCTCTGTCTGACATTGCTGACATGGTCAAAGTTCTTCCCAAAGCTACTACACCAAAACCTGCTGCATCTTCAAGGATCCCATCTATGAAATTGGAAATAGATGTCCGACGCTTTGAGGATGTCTCAACAGAGGTCTCCACTCTGCATAAAAGGAAGGGCAGACAGTCAAACTGGAACCCTCAGCATCTTCTCATTTTGCAAGCTCAGTTTGCTTCCAGCCTCTTCCAGACATCTGAAGGTAAATATTTATTATCAGATCTAGGCCCACAAGAGCGCATGCAGATTTCAAAATTTACTGGACTGTCAATGACCACCATCAGCCATTGGTTGGCAAATGTCAAGTATCAACTTAGGAAAACCGGAGGAACAAAGTTTTTGAAAAACATGGACAAAGGACATCCAGTCTTTTATTGCAGCGACTGTGCGTCTCAGTTTCGAACCCCATCTACTTACATTAGCCACTTAGAATCTCATCTAGGTTTCCAAATGAAAGACATGAACAggctggctgtggagcagcaaACCAAGGTAGAGCAAGAAATCTCCAGAGTTTCAGTTCAAAGATCTCCTGAAACAATAGCTGGAGAAGAGGACACAGACTCTAAGTTCAAATGTAAGTTGTGCTGTCGGACATTTGCGAGCAAACATGCAGTAAAACTTCATCTAAGCAAAACACACAGCAAGTCACCAGAACACCATTCACAATTTGTAGCAGAAGTGGATGAAGAATAA